The Calypte anna isolate BGI_N300 chromosome 1, bCalAnn1_v1.p, whole genome shotgun sequence region TCATGCATGGGTCAAAAGATGCTATTTTCCCCACTGATCATCTATGATTCTCTAGATCCAGCAGGATGTGAATGTTTGCCTAGCTAGCTCAGGGATTGGCTGCTCGGAGGGTTGACTCCAAgacaaagaatcacagaatggtttgggttggaagggaccttaaagatcatctcatttcAACACTAGCCCAGGTTGCCCATCCAGCAACCAAggcccatccagcctggccttgaacacttccagggagagggcatcccCAACTTCTCTGGGTAACATgttgcagtgtctcaccactctcacaaggaataaattcttcctaatgtctaatttAAAACTACCCTCTtacagtttaaagccattacacCCTGTCCTATCAATTCATTCCCTTGTAAAGTCTCTCTcaagctttcctgtaggccccattcaggtactgaaaggttTGTGTTCACTTCAGGATAGACGATCCCACCTGAGTGGGCTGTCTTGGAACTGCCCCAAGCTACACTCCGAGCACTCCCCCCGGCTCTAGGCCGCTGCTCCCGGGGCACACCAcagccccgcagccccgggGAAGCGGTCCTGCCGCTTGCCCCGCTACTCACCGGGGTACTTCTCCGTGAGCACCTGCAGCCGGTACCGCTTGTATAGGGCGCTGGTGCTGTCCACAGCGCAGCCCATGGCCTCGTAGAGCTTCAGCTGCCCCTGGAAACCCGGGTTTATCCTGCGGCAGGGGCGAGAGGAGAGCGGGCTGAGGGGGCGCCGGGCAGGCGGGGGACAGCGTGAGGCGGGCAGGGACTGGAGACCCACTCGGCGTCTGGTTTGGAAGCCCTGACAGCAGCGTACGCCTCCTCCCAGCCGAGTCCCTTCGTCTTCATCAGGTAGGCGGTCACCACAGCCACACTGCGGCTCACCCCGGCCTGGCTGCGAGGAAGGAAAGAACGGCCCGGCCGTGAGCAGCGCGGCCCGGAGGAGGGCTCTGGTACCAGCCGACCCCCGTCCCCGCCGCCCTGACCCTCACCAGCGGACGAGGACGGCACCGCCGCCCTCCTGCGCTGCGTCGATGAAGGCAGCGCAGTCgtccaagtggctcagcaggtccGCGCCCGGCTCGTCCCGCGCCCGGACGTGCATGGCCCGCACCCCCGGCACCGCCGGCGGCTCCTCCGCGTCCACCGTTAGCACCGCCACCACCCCCTCCGCCGCCAGCGACTCCGGGGTCGAGCACGACTCCGCGCCGCCCACGTACAGTCCCGGCAATACCCGCACCATCCCGCCGCCCCGGCAACCGGAGGCTACCGACATGGCTGTCGCCCGGCGCTAAGCAAAAGGCACCGCCCCCAAGATGGCGGGGTCGCCCCTCCCAAGATGGCGTCTGCCCTCCTCCCCGCGCGGCTGACGGCGGTTGCCATGGAGAAGGCCGGCGCAGTGCTGCCGGCGGGCGGTAGCAGTCCGGGCCCCGCCTCCCCGTCCCTCCGCAGCCCGGGCCCCTGTCCCGCCGGCAGGGGACAGCCGGGAGCCGCCTGGGGAGGGCGGCAGGGCCGGTGCTGCTCGTAGCGGTGGGGCGGATGTGTGCGGGGGTCACCTGTGCGCCGCCTGGTCACGCCTGTAACGATGGGGGCTGTAACTAAATCcagatttttattctgatttcttACCAGTAACTGAGCTATGACTTGCATTCAACACTGAAATATGATACATCATACTATTTTCTGGTAATTTTCTTGATTCCAAGGCTTGCTTCATGCGACACTGAAAGCTGAAGACTGTGGGTCAATGCAGAAATCCTGGTGCTGCCACATTTTGCTGCCCATCATAAGGTTCAGATCTGTTCTATGGCAAAAGAAGACAGAGCCTTGCTTTTCCTCCCATAGATAAGGATAATGTCCCTTAGCAGGGCAGCCGTGCAAAACATTACCATCCAACGTATCATCAGCCTTACCTTTTCCTTCTTGTCTCCAAAGACCTCAGTGCTTCACTTCCTCTTCAAGACTTTTTGTCCAAAGACATATCTGCCACGTCGCTGCAGGTTTTCCCCAGAACAGGCCAGATTTTGCAAATTTCTGAGAAGAGGTAAAATGTCAGATTTAATTAGAAAGAGCAATGGTAAAGCTATATCCTTTATGTTCTCAGTTAAACAGAAAGGTAGAGGAGGATGCTACCTGTGTGCTCATCAAGGACTCCATCACCAGTGCCAGCAGTGAGCACGCACCAGTTGTCAGACTTTCTGGGAAATAGACAGTAGGACAATGGCTTCTAGAGCTGTGGAGTTCCTGTGCAGTGCTGTTCGTCCATCAAGCAGAAGAAGGTGTCTCTTTATAACTGAGATGGGCCCCAAGGCTTTTGAGAGTGCCAGTCCACTGCAGCTTAAAGTTTGCTGTCATCCTGCTGCACTTGCCATACTTGCCCTAGTGCCTGTATGATTGCATGGTGGCCCAGCTAGCaacctgctccagccctctttGGATGTTTCAAATCACATAAAACTGACACAAAGGAAAGAGTGTGACTGTATATAGCTTGGGGACTGACCTGTTAGAGGGCAGTgtagaggaaagggacctgggggtgctggtggacagaaggatgaccatgagccagcaatgtgcccttgtggctAAGGCAAATGGCATCCTCCTGGGGTGTATCAGAAGAGATatggttagtaggtcaagaggggttctcctcttcctcctctactctgccctggtgaggccgcatctggaatactgtgcaCAGTTCTGCGCCCCtaagttccagaaggacagggaactgcttgagagagcCCAGtacagagtgaccaagatgataAAGGGAGTGGAAGATCCCccatatgaggaaaggctgagggagctgagtctctttagcttggaggagactgaggggtgacctcattaatgttgataaatatgtaaagggtgagtgtcaggaggatggagccaggctcttctcagtgatgtccagtgATACAATAAGGGGTAACAGGTGCAAGCAGGGCCATAGGAAGTTCTATGttaacataaggaaaagctttttcactgtgagtgtGACAGAGCACCggaacaggctgcacagggaggttgtggagtcttctctggagatattcaatATCTGCCTGGATGGGTTCCTGTCTGACCTACActaggtggtcctgctctggcagagggattggactcaatgatcttttgacaccccttccaacctctaacattctgtgattctgtatccAAGGACAAGGAATCTCTGACAGCTCTTACTTAGATTATTTTAAGATGTAGAACTGCATTAACTGTGCAAAACCTCCTTTCCAGTTGCCATTGTCACTGGCTAAAAATAAAGGGCCTCCtgaaaaagccttaaaaaaatcatacaagCATTCAGCAGGAGCTGCTATAATTTATCAGCAGAAAAAAgtaaactgaaaagaaagacatGTCAAACTGTGTAAGGACCTTTAGTCATGAAAGCAGTTAATTACAACAGTCTACCATGAGGAAATGATGGATTATCAATCTCCAGAGAGGTCTGAGGAAAGCCTGCAGGCAAGTgcaatttaatgaaattttattaTCAGTCTTGATAATTTTATTATCAGTCTTACAGCCCAATTATATTACACAGGGATCATATGAGTACTATGAAATGGTTAATCATCTCTGTTAGCCTTCAAATCTGTGAGTTTGCAGAGGCAAACAGGACCATCTGCAACTAAAACCAGTAGCAGAGGCAGAGCTTGTTGCTGCAGACTGGCAGGGGGTTGGTCCAGTCACAGTGTGACCAGTACACTACTATGCACTGGCTCAGTCCGTGGATGATGAAGGAATGTGGAAAAGATGCAATTTCAGAGTGAAAACCTGTGGTGGGGGAAAGTCCAAAATCCATGGGGCAGAGCCCACAGGCAGCATGTAAGAGCTTCACATGACTGAGGCTGCAGGCCGTGAACaccttctctgtttctttgttaAACCCCTTTGCTGTGTTTGCCACCTGCAGCATGAGGCAATGTTTCAAGATTTTGCTCATGACTCccaaaatagagaaaatactttttcagtCTGATTTGCAAACCCTCATTCTCCCCCTACCTCTGCCTCCCTTCTTCAGCCTTTGTCTTCTTGTGCACCACCGTAATTTTTGACGGTTTTATTCTCCCCCAGGTTCCAGGAAACTGTGTGACTAATTAAACATTCAGGGCAAGCTCAGGTGCAAGGGAAAAACAAGTCAGATGATGGGCTGCTGCCCACTCGCTCCAGTGAGTGCATTCCATCTCAGCATGTGTCTGCCCTACTACTTCGTAAGGGAAAATGCCGGGTTTCCCTGGGCTGCCCACTCTGGAGCCTCACAGCACAACCACATCAGCAAAACTGAATCTTCTGCTGCAGAACCAAAAGCACCAGGGGCCTGGGCAGAGGCCTAACTGTGTCTTCCTTTCTGGAAGAATTTTGCCTGTGTCCTTTGTCACACaactgagcagctctgctccttcaggCTTTAAAGCAGTTTTGGGTATATATGTCAGAGAGTTCATGAGAAGAAGAGCCTGCAGCCCACAGCCCAAGTTGCCAGGGGTGGCATGGAAGGGCTAATGGGTGGGGACACCTTCAAAAGGACATTTGTGAGAGATAGCAACTATGGGTTTCTGGGCCCTTCTGGTGTTTGAATACAGCAGGATCTTGGAGCTCCCACTTCGCACAGGTTCTGATGGTGAAGGGGCCTGGTGGCATTTCTTGCCCCTTGGAGAAGGAGTGTCTCTGGCTTTTGCTGAGCTCAGAACTTGGTGGGAACTGGGAAGCCCTACATAGCAGTATCTCATCCCTTACAACAGGAACTTCCCAGCTGTCACTGTGCTTCTAGTGGAAAATTTAACCTCATTTGATTTTTGAAAGACTGATGCTCCCTGCATTAGTACACTCTGTGCATCAATACTGAGCTTCATGTTTCTACTTTTATCCATTTATTGGAAGGATTGCTGCACCTGCCCACAGAAAGCAATCTATCTTATAAAGGCATCTAGCAACAGAGAAAGGGGCTCACTTTTGATACTCCATAGGAGGATGTCACCATAGCCCCACATGGGTGAGATGTTCCTACTTGTCTCCATGCTCTCAGCATCTGCAGACATGCAGTTACTCTACATGTCAGAGAAAATTACTTTCCCAACTGCAGATTTGATGTTCAATTACAGAATGGATCATGACAGCTACTACTACCGTGTATTAATAACTCTGCTTCACTTTATGGCTTTAAGAGCTGTGGCAGCCAAAGATTTGTAATGACGTGTTACATTCAGCAATGCATAATGTAAGGAAACTAATCCGACAGAGCCAGGTCACTGAACTGACAAGCTTTTAAGTGTGTTTCTTCTGCCAAATTTGCTGCCCTATTTACTGGATTAAAATGAACAAGCTGCACTGTGTTCATAAAACTCCATATTTGCCTCTATTTTGATAGCTCCCAGACCCTTGTCCCCCTCTCACACTGCCACCCAAGGAGCCATTTAGTCTTTCTTCCTACCCCATCCTCTCTTTGAAAAACCCTTTGAAACAGGTCCCACTGTGCATTTCCTAAAGAGGCTCACACAGACGACGAGGGACCATAGCTGAGAGGAGGCACCGGGGACATGGGCAGAGATGAGACATGGAACAGCTATGGAGGAAGGGTGAGATGGTGGTTGTCCAAGGGCAGAGGGGGACTGTGGCTTCCACCACTCATTGCCCCTTGACAGGAATTTGTATCTTGGACACTCTTGGAGAAAGGATGTCTTGCAAAGATTGGGATCATAGGTTACTTCTTCCTAGAATTGGATTTACAGCTGACAGTGGGAAAGTCAGTcctaaatatatattaaatgcTAAGATTGTACCCTGGAGCTGGGTCTGGGTCCATGCCAGAGCCACTTTGGCAGCCAGAGCGCCTGAACAGTAACCCATGTTTTTTAATCCCTCTTCTCACCCATGGGCTATGTGCTTCCATGTTTTCCATCCTCACATCACAGCAATCCACTGCGCAGGCGGTGTCAGCTGGATAGCAGAAGGCTGGCTCTCATCTGGGGTAAGCGGACTTATTCTCCTAGACATTCCTTACTAAGAGATGCATTCCTCATTTCTCCTGCAATTTACCCAGGAGTCTACTCCAGCAGGctttaaatagcattttaaaatcctgtCCCACCACAGTGGGACCCCTTCTGTGGTACCAAtgaaaagtgattaaaaataacaaatgtgTTGTCAGGAGGTCTAAGTTCACTGCAGAGAGTGCTGCACTTCCACTGACAAATACCAATGGTCTGCAAATCAGAGGAGGCAGAAAACACCTCAGTTATCTGATCTTTCAGGTAGAGTTAACTCTTTGTTTTACTAGCATTTTTGTGAAACAAGAACTTgtaagcaaataatttaaagtgTGAACATATTATTGGTACCTTAACATCTGTAATATTGctaaataaatattcttaagAGGGGAGACCATTCTCTATTTCAACCTCCAGGAGAGACATTTCCTTACTGGTGGTTATAACTCCATCATTTCTGCTACTACTTCTTTTTGAGTTCCCTAATTCTcttgtttctgaaaatcagaaaaaaaaataatctggatcCTCACATACAAGCTCATACCATTGCAAtcatatgtattttcttttctagctCCATCTTGAAACCagttagttttatttttctccctccctcctgctttgCTCTGAGTTCCTGAGACAAAAGATAGGCAAAATCATCAGACAAAAAGATGGTAACTTGTCTTGAACCAGATTCTTGTGTCAGTGTTATCCTCTCTTTGTTTCCTGTTAGTTATCCCAATGGTGTGctttgggagaaaaaataatacaaaaataaagcaactcaCCCATATTCCTGTTCAGCTTTGGCtttgttgggaaaaaaaggcaagtcTAATTGTGTTTGCTTGAAAAAGagcttttcagtttccttttacAAGGTCAGCTCTTCTCCATGTGAATGGAAGTTTTAATTCATCTTTCTTGACTGTGTATGACCAAACAGTGTAACAGATGTGTTGGGTTTTTGCTCAGTGTTTTGTAAATCCCTTTTTTTACCCTTACCAGCTCAACTGGCCTGTCCTAGGatcaattttgctttttttccccctttattgATTCCTGACTATCCTACAAAAGGCTCTTcattccttctctcctcttttgCTGAACATCAAAGGTTCACAGCAAAACTGGTACCTTTTATTCCTGCAGTTCATAATCTTGCACCATTTACTATTTAACACTAGGTGATTTTTATTACTCTGTATCTCCAAGTTATCCATTGCTTCCTAAGAGTTCCACCCTCCTCTATGTCTCTAGTGCCTCCCCCCAGCTCATTAACTGAGGTTTTCAGTAGCTCCCTGTTTCAACATTTTTGCCTTGCAAGCACATCCTTGCAGATCCTCATCATTTGGCTGTTTCTGTTGTGGCCCTGCAGCAAACTTTTCAGCAAACCCTGCAAATTTTAGCTACATTATATAATCAGAGAATCTGAGAAtagtttgggctggaaagggCTCTTCTAGTTCCAACTCTcctgcaagggcagggacacctcccactagaccaggttgctcaaagccccatccaacctggccttgaatatgtccagggagagggcagctacagcttctgcagcaacctgtgccagcgtctcaccaccctcacactagagaatttcttcctaatgtctaacctaaatctaccctcttctagttttaagccattactccttgtcctatcactccatgccaCTGCAACAAGtcccaccccagctttctcGTTGGACCCttttaggtactggaaggctgccaTAAGGTTTCCCAGgagcatcctcttctccaggctgaacagcctcaactgtctcagcctgttttcataggAGAGGCTCTCCAGTCCTCCaaccatctttgtggccttcctctggTCTCACTCTAACACCTCCACATCCTTTTTATGTTGGTAGctccagaacaggacacagcactccaggtggggcctcatgagagcagagtagaagaggagaatcacctccctcgacctgctggtcacacttctcttgatgcagcccagcatacagatggctttctgggctgcaagtgtacattGCAGGCTCAAGTTGAGCTTGTATTCATAAAGCACCCCTAAATCTTTCTCCTCACGGCtcttctcaatccattctccacaGGAACTTGTAATTATGCGTGcgaccttgcacttggccttgttgaactttatGTGGTTTGtatgggcccacctctcaagcctgtcaaggtccctctggatggcctcccaTCCCTCCCGTCTGTCGATCGCACCACACACCTTGGTGACAGTTCTGCTTAAGGCAAGGTACCTTTGGGAAAGCCATGCTGTACCACACCCTGCTTTCCGTTGCGCTTCACTTCCCTTCCATTACTACCTGCAAATGTTCAGGccctgctttctcttctgtgtcCAGTCGTACATACGAGAGTgtggggggggaagaagagctACGCGCAAGTCCCTGAAGGCGGGCAAGAAGGGCTCCGTCTTCTTTACCCCAAAACACCCGGgatggaggagggggaggagggggaggagggagaggagggggaggagggggaggagggggaggagggggaggaggaagggtttggggtgctggggcagcCCCGCCGCTGCGGCCGTTGCGGGGGCGGCCTTGCGGGGGGCGGTCactcctgctgccccctcctcGCGCCCCGCCCGGCGGTTACCTCACGGCAGAggcgggcggggccggggccggggagCCGGGCGGCGATAAAAGGCAGGCGCGAGGGTAAGGCGGGGCGCGCGGGCGAGGCTGGCGCGGTCCCTCCGGGTGCGGTGTCGGGGCTGAGGTGAGCGGTGAGCACCGGGAACTCGGAGGGTGAGGTAGGGACAGAGAAAGAGGCATCGGGTCAGGGCTCGGCGGGCGGGTGGGGGGCTTTCACTGACGTGAGGCATCTCCTCGAGAAAAGCGCGTTTGTgcttgttattattattattgttattatttaaaacGGCTTCAAGGCAAGTTCCGTGTGCCCCGGGTGAGTGCGGGACCTGAGCTGTTCGTTGGGGTACAGCGAGGCTCCCTCAACTCCTGTCGTGGGGAAGTGTCCGTTAACGGTCGCTGGAGCTCCCCCGCTCCTGCCGCCCCGCGCGGGCTCGAGGGGAACTTGTAAGGCTCCGGTGTCAGaggggtgctgctgcctgccgCAGCCTGAACCTGTTGAGGCGGTGTATTATTATTGGGATAATAATGTAATATCGGGAAACCTCCTGCTGCAGCGATGTGTCTCATCGTGAAGGAGGTGAGAGAATGCTGTCCTCGCTCCTTCTGCCTCTGGTTTGAAGCTATAATAGTCTTTACTCTTGGTGTTAAAAGTAGGTAGTGCTCATTTCAGCTTCAGGGTCGTTTTCTGACTCGTGAAAGAGCATCTTCAGGTATTGGAACCTCTTGTGATAGAAAGTGTTGGCCGTGAAGCTAGAGGCATGTGAACTGCAAGCCTCGAAGGTACATTGAAGTCACTCAGATCTTGTCACTAAACTAAGTCTTGCACAGCAGTCAAACAAGCAAGTGCTTTGGGGGTGGGAGGCTTTGTTGTTTGACAGTCTGCGAATAAACTCTCTACtgaactggaaaagaaataccTCGTTCCCCCTCCACAAGGGCAGCAACACGTTTTACTCTCCTAGGTGAGGATCAGCAAGCAGAACAAAGTATGTGTGTGTGGTGGGAAGCACAGTTCCTGGTCTTTTCTGGGCACTGGGTGAGCTGTGTTTTGACTCCTGCGAAGGCTACAAACAGGAAGGAGTAGAGGGAACACTTTCAGAATTAGTAGCTGAAAGCACTTAGAGCTTAAGCTAGAAGTCATGGAAGATTCTTGTATTATTTAGTGATCTGAAGGATCTAATGAAAATACAGTGGGTTTATGGTGAAAATGTACTTTAATGTGAAGTGCCTgagggcagctgctggcaggctTTATGCCTCTGGGTCTATGCTGTGTTGCAGCCTTAAAAGACTGAGTATGAAAAACCCCTTGATCTGTACTGGAGTAATCATCTTGTGAATCACAAGTTTTCTTCATTCCTGCTGGAGCTGATGTGACCCACAGCAGCAGAGTTTGTAATGGAGCAACTTGTGCCAAGGGCAGAAATTGCTTCTCCAGGAGCATTTTTACCTCACTGCATATTTTGTCTAGGATTAGACTCCTCTGTAAAGGAGCTGACAGGTCAGGTGAGTTGCTCAAATATTAAGCAGGATAGACATAGAATTACAATATCTACTCTTCAAGTCTTGCTTAAAAAGTGTCCCCTGCATGTTGATGCTTGTCAGGAAACTATGTGTTTAGGTTTTAAATAGCTTGGGTAGGCAAGAGTTAACTGCCTTAATTTGGACTAGTCTGATCTTGGCAGCTGCAGTCCTCACAAGTACTTGGGGCAGAAGAAGATGAGATCCCAATTAGACTGTATCTGTCAGGAGCACCTAGCCACAGCTGAAAcctggaagtgttaaaaagAGAAGTGTATTAATACCAGTTGGAGTTGCATGACTGTACATACTTCAAAACACAAGTAACTTAAGCACAAGAGGAAGATCCAGTCAGCTCTGACAAGACTCTTTTAAAAAAGTGGTCCATGAGGTTCTGAAGTCTTCAGTGTTAAAGAGTAATGCTAACAACATCTATCCATCATCTAAATATATGCCAGCTCTTACAAGCTTGTTTGAACTTCACAAATGCACAACCCCCCCTAAAAACTGAGCAGCTGAAATTCTGTTCAGGATGCTGAAGTGCTGTAGCTCTTTGCAGGAGCAATGTGCTCTTGGCATTTATCCCATGAGTGGTATATACAGGATGGTGGAGAAAAGAATAACttctgtgaaaaggaaaaaatctttatcTCTGGCATATTTGAAGTGCGCTCAGAGGACTGGATGTCCAAGCCCTGAAACTAACACCTGAGTGTCTTTTGATGTTGTTTTAGTTGGAGGGAGCAGTTTGAGGTTTCAGTATAATGAAACAAGTTCAAAACTTAACTTTCAGAAGTTCTTTGCACTTACAGCTCATTGGCTTCAGCTGGTGATgcagataatctttaaggtcagGCTTATGTGTCATCTTTGATAATTTGCCTTTGACACAAACTGCTTTGCTGAAGTAGTTAATTCTATCTTTCAAAAAAAGGACAATGAGGACTAAATTTTTCTGCCTGTACCAATAGAGAAGCTGTGTATCACTTTGTCTGAAATGCTTGCTAATAATAATCACTTTatagaattatttctttctagTTTGTGTGTGTAGACAAAACCAGAGCATAGGATTTACCTAGGCAGTGTAAACAAAGTCtgacttgtaatttttttatattccacTTCCCTACAGTTtctttggagaagaaaattcTTAAGATGGCAGGCAAAGGAAGTGATGCAGACCATATGTCATGCAGTGTACTGAACTGGGAGCAGGTCAGCCGCCTGCATGAGGTTCTTACAGAGGTGGTTCCAATCCATGGACGAGGTAACTTCCCGACACTGAAGATAACTCTGAAAGACATCGTTCAAACTGTTCGGAGCAGGCTGAGTGAAGCAGGGATTGTGGTACGTGATGTCCGTCTGAATGGCTCTGCAGCTGGTCATGTCCTAGTCAAGGATAATGGGCTGGGATGCAAAGACCTGGATCTCATTTTTCAAGTTTCTCTCCCAAGTGAGGGAGAGTTTCAGTTAGTTCGAGATGTGGTGTTGCGATCCCTATTGAATTTCTTACCAGAAGGAGTAAGCAAGCTAAAAATTAGTCCAGTAACACTGAAGGAAGCCTACATCCAGAAACTAGTAAAAGTGTACACAGAGTCAGACCGCTGGAGCTTGATATCACTTTCCAACAAACATGGCAAGAATGTAGAGCTGAAGTTTGTAGACTGTATCCGACGACAGTTTGAGTTCAGTGTGGACTCCTTCCAAATCATACTGGATTCCCTGCTCTTTTACTACGACTACTCGGAAACCCCCATGTCTGAGCACTTCCATCCAACTGTGATTGGGGAGAGCATGTATGGAGACTTTGAAGCAGCTTTTGATCACCTCCAGAACAAGTTGATAGCTACAAAAAATCCTGAAGAGATCCGAGGTGGTGGGCTTCTGAAGTACAGTAACCTCTTAGTGCGCGATTTCAGGCCCATGGATAAGGATGAGATCAAGACATTAGAGCGCTACATGTGCTCCCGGTTCTTCATAGACTTCCCAGACATCCTGGATCAGCAGCGCAAGCTGGAGACCTACCTCCACAACCACTTCTCCAAAGAAGAGAGGAGCAAATATGACTACCTCATGATTTTGCGCAGGGTGGTGAATGAGAGCACCGTCTGTCTCATGGGACACGAGCGAAGGCAGACTCTCAACTTGATTTCACTGCTAGCACTCAAAGTGCTGGCAGAACAAAACGTCATCCCGAATGCCACTAATGTCACCTGTTATTACCAGCCAGCACCCTACGTTAGTGATGTAAACTTCAGCAACTACTATCTTGCAAGTGCTCCTATGCCATACAGCCAGTCCTACCCCACTTGGTTGCCTTGCAATTGATCGTATCACTTGAGTGTTCTTAAGTGGAGGCTACTGAAGGCTGAGATGCTGAGTGTATATAGACAAGAAATAACTGTCAGTTTGAGATTTTCTGATGAAACACAACTGCATCGGACTGTCCATTTCCTGGTGTGCAGTAGGAATATGCAAACAGGTGACCTGCTATGAACCTTTCAGTATATCTCTACAAATGCCAAGAAGCCTTATTACCTCTTTCTTTGGAGAAGAGAACCAGCAGCCAAATGTTATGAGGAGTAGCACCAAAATTCTATGCTGGTTCTGGAAGTGGCTGAGTATTCAGTAAACTGGGTTAGTTAATAGAGGAAAGACTAAAATATCTTGAGCAGAAACCACTCCTGGAATAacagcaaagctctgctttctgttGCCTAACCTCATTACTCTacaatttctcattttaagtTCCAGACAACTTTCTATTGAGATAATTGTGCAAGAGTAGGCTTGTGTTGTGTTTGGGCTGCTTTTACTTTTTGGCTGTGTAGAACTGGTAACTGTGGATACTGTCTGTCTTACTGTCTGGATACTGAGGGTCCAAATAAGGTTTCTTATACATCGTCCTGCCTCAAGttcaagattattttcttgaaaGCTGAAGTTACATTGCTAAATCTGTCTTTCAAGCATAAGCTGGCTAAATTTTTCTTGAGTACCAAAACTTGGAAGGTGGCATCTCTAAGCATGCACCAAAATGTGTTCTAAAACTTGCTAATGTGAAAATACTTGAAATGAGGAATTAAAGCCTTAATCTAGCATTGGAACCACATTTTGAATAGTTAGGATGCAAAAAGACTGCTAAATCGAGGCTCAAGATAAAACCTTTTTGACTATATTTCTCAAAACAATTATTGGCACAGTTGGAAAGTAGTGCAGCTCTTACACTCAGGTTTGGCCCAGCTTACTTTCTCAAAGGTCCacagcaagcaagcaaaaaacccacaaaacacaCCACcaccctgcaaaaaaaaatctccaacaCACTATTGTGAGTTGCAGGATGATCTGGACTCCTGCCACAGTATAAATTCCTGAAGtgcctcccccccaaaaatttctttttgtacaATTTCAGGCAGGTCCTGAAGGCTTGTTCTTTTGTCACCAGTTAAGGGTTG contains the following coding sequences:
- the DUSP12 gene encoding dual specificity protein phosphatase 12; protein product: MVRVLPGLYVGGAESCSTPESLAAEGVVAVLTVDAEEPPAVPGVRAMHVRARDEPGADLLSHLDDCAAFIDAAQEGGGAVLVRCQAGVSRSVAVVTAYLMKTKGLGWEEAYAAVRASKPDAEINPGFQGQLKLYEAMGCAVDSTSALYKRYRLQVLTEKYPELQDLPREVFAVDPTSICQTSNTEVLYRCRKCRRALFRSSSILSHEEGTGPTAFAHKRVTDSARLSSDGREKCTSYFTEPVQWMEPALLGVMEGQLLCPKCTSKLGSFSWRGEQCSCGRWVTPAFQIHKSRVDEVRMLPVGNFQAAMT
- the TENT5C gene encoding terminal nucleotidyltransferase 5C, which produces MAGKGSDADHMSCSVLNWEQVSRLHEVLTEVVPIHGRGNFPTLKITLKDIVQTVRSRLSEAGIVVRDVRLNGSAAGHVLVKDNGLGCKDLDLIFQVSLPSEGEFQLVRDVVLRSLLNFLPEGVSKLKISPVTLKEAYIQKLVKVYTESDRWSLISLSNKHGKNVELKFVDCIRRQFEFSVDSFQIILDSLLFYYDYSETPMSEHFHPTVIGESMYGDFEAAFDHLQNKLIATKNPEEIRGGGLLKYSNLLVRDFRPMDKDEIKTLERYMCSRFFIDFPDILDQQRKLETYLHNHFSKEERSKYDYLMILRRVVNESTVCLMGHERRQTLNLISLLALKVLAEQNVIPNATNVTCYYQPAPYVSDVNFSNYYLASAPMPYSQSYPTWLPCN